Proteins co-encoded in one Nonlabens agnitus genomic window:
- a CDS encoding DUF7935 family protein gives MNLTTTQLLIAFVPALIVGAVAYLLISSFLKNEENRRIYLAGKSLKPKTLPMRMAAYERLTLFLERMKPNSLLVRTLPGHLSKSEYENKLIATIEQEFEHNIAQQIYFTEECWNVIRAAKNTTIQKIRQVGMSEKSHTAEELRAQIINEFMDGPAPSETALSFVRREVRELL, from the coding sequence ATGAATCTTACAACAACTCAATTACTCATTGCTTTTGTACCAGCGCTTATCGTGGGTGCTGTAGCTTATTTATTGATCAGTTCTTTTTTGAAGAATGAAGAAAACCGTCGCATCTATCTTGCCGGTAAATCTTTAAAACCCAAAACCTTGCCCATGCGCATGGCGGCCTATGAACGATTGACGCTTTTTTTAGAACGTATGAAACCCAATAGTTTGTTGGTCAGAACCCTACCAGGCCATCTTTCTAAAAGCGAATACGAGAATAAACTTATTGCGACAATAGAGCAAGAGTTTGAACACAATATCGCCCAGCAAATTTATTTTACTGAAGAATGTTGGAATGTGATCAGGGCCGCAAAAAACACGACCATTCAGAAAATAAGACAGGTAGGTATGAGTGAAAAATCACATACTGCGGAAGAACTACGAGCACAAATCATCAATGAATTCATGGATGGTCCAGCACCTAGTGAAACGGCATTGAGTTTTGTGAGAAGAGAAGTTAGAGAGTTGCTTTAG
- a CDS encoding M1 family metallopeptidase, translated as MRFLFVLLFFTFLTTQNHAQGIDQPAVDFQSAKVQITMDPAQEMVSGTVTFDINILQDTDQVLIDAKNLVEFTASSTTHPSMTSSQNDAGIVLKYRFRESEKTTITIAFKSQPTKAMYFIDSDVDGRWEQAWTQGQGKYTSNWLPSIDDMNEKMEWDISVTAPDDLTVVANGNLISKKGEGDRMTWNYDMTNPMSSYLVAVVVGNYAISTATSQSGVPLDMYYYPEDEQKVSSTYVHTKEIFDFLENEIGIAYPWQNYKQIPVKDFLYAGMENTGTTIFDDQFVQDELGAVDRSYVTVNAHELAHQWFGDLVTEASGTHHWLQEGFATYYAMLAERHIYGDEHYHVNLYEQAELLNEQNQSGKSTALLDPAASSLTFYQHGAWAIHALRDLVGDAAFKAGIKRFLKEYAFKNATTDDFLDIMSQESGKDLASYKSTWLTNNQFPSNEALRLLRKDLFMEAYLQLLARRISPFQEALNSYKETLQPPVQKQMVLEMVGQLSLHEDTRKYDLLERAAATNNLEIRQLITLTAQEINDYNKEMISGMLTDASYATRENALVLLWNAATDKARLLKTAKKAWSTTNESLDMAWLTLAINSTGFSNNDRTAYLGQLQEYTKPIYSTSTRQIAFDYLIALGYLDDQNYLDLYQAALHHNYRFYQYARKLVNEQYAKEANKPLMDKVVELLTEREQEKLRLGTDL; from the coding sequence ATGAGATTTCTATTTGTTTTATTGTTCTTCACATTTCTAACGACTCAAAACCACGCCCAAGGGATAGATCAACCAGCGGTTGATTTCCAGAGTGCTAAGGTCCAGATCACGATGGATCCAGCCCAAGAGATGGTAAGTGGTACGGTAACTTTTGACATCAATATTCTTCAGGATACCGATCAGGTTTTGATCGATGCAAAGAATCTAGTGGAGTTTACGGCAAGTTCCACCACGCATCCTTCTATGACCTCCAGCCAGAACGATGCAGGAATAGTTTTGAAATATCGCTTTCGCGAAAGCGAAAAAACCACCATCACCATTGCATTTAAAAGTCAACCCACCAAAGCCATGTATTTTATTGACAGTGACGTCGATGGACGCTGGGAACAGGCATGGACGCAAGGTCAAGGAAAATATACAAGCAACTGGCTGCCCAGCATAGACGACATGAACGAAAAAATGGAATGGGATATAAGCGTTACCGCACCAGATGATCTCACTGTGGTTGCCAATGGAAATCTCATTTCCAAAAAAGGTGAAGGCGACCGAATGACCTGGAATTATGATATGACAAATCCCATGTCTAGTTATCTGGTAGCGGTCGTAGTGGGAAATTATGCAATATCAACGGCGACCTCTCAAAGTGGCGTGCCGCTGGATATGTACTATTATCCTGAAGATGAGCAAAAGGTGTCTAGTACCTATGTGCATACTAAGGAGATCTTTGACTTTCTAGAAAATGAGATAGGGATTGCCTATCCATGGCAAAATTATAAGCAAATTCCCGTCAAGGATTTCTTGTATGCCGGCATGGAAAACACGGGCACAACGATTTTTGATGATCAGTTTGTGCAAGATGAGTTGGGCGCGGTAGATCGCAGCTATGTTACTGTAAATGCTCACGAACTCGCGCACCAGTGGTTTGGGGATCTGGTTACTGAAGCATCTGGAACGCACCACTGGCTGCAGGAAGGTTTTGCAACTTATTATGCCATGCTTGCCGAGCGACATATCTACGGCGATGAGCATTATCACGTGAATCTCTACGAGCAGGCAGAATTGCTCAATGAACAGAATCAGTCAGGGAAAAGCACTGCTTTGCTGGATCCAGCGGCGAGTTCACTTACTTTTTATCAGCATGGTGCCTGGGCCATTCATGCCTTAAGAGATCTAGTAGGCGATGCGGCATTCAAGGCAGGAATCAAACGCTTTTTGAAAGAATATGCATTCAAAAATGCTACCACAGATGATTTTCTGGATATCATGTCTCAAGAGTCTGGAAAGGATTTGGCCTCTTATAAATCCACATGGCTAACCAACAATCAGTTCCCTAGCAACGAGGCTTTGCGCCTATTGCGCAAAGACTTGTTTATGGAAGCCTACCTACAGCTGCTGGCCAGACGTATCTCTCCTTTTCAAGAGGCATTGAATAGCTACAAAGAGACCCTGCAGCCACCGGTGCAAAAACAAATGGTTCTAGAAATGGTAGGCCAATTAAGTTTACATGAAGATACTCGCAAGTATGATCTTCTAGAGCGAGCGGCTGCGACCAATAATCTGGAAATACGCCAGTTGATCACCTTGACAGCACAAGAAATCAATGACTACAATAAAGAAATGATTTCTGGAATGTTGACCGATGCATCCTATGCTACCAGAGAAAATGCTTTGGTGCTGCTTTGGAATGCCGCTACCGATAAAGCCCGATTGCTCAAAACGGCAAAAAAAGCATGGTCAACTACCAATGAATCTCTGGACATGGCTTGGTTGACACTTGCCATCAATTCAACAGGATTCTCAAACAATGATCGAACAGCCTATCTAGGCCAATTGCAAGAATATACCAAACCGATTTACAGTACTTCAACCCGACAGATTGCTTTTGATTATTTAATAGCTTTAGGATATCTGGACGATCAAAACTATCTCGATCTCTATCAAGCAGCGCTGCACCATAACTATCGCTTCTATCAATATGCCCGCAAATTGGTTAATGAGCAATATGCAAAAGAAGCCAATAAACCATTGATGGATAAGGTCGTAGAGTTATTGACTGAAAGAGAGCAGGAGAAATTGAGATTGGGAACTGATTTGTAG
- the recG gene encoding ATP-dependent DNA helicase RecG: MLPLRFRSTTVPINFLNTPIDYLSGVGQARADLLRKELGIETYGDLANFFPNRYVDRTQFYKINQLVPDTAQVQILGKVVSIATAGAGKATRLVATFADDTGRMELVWFKGQKYFRENLKINEVYVVYGKVSRYGAMYSMAHPDMELAKKYKSRQQAAMSPIYPSTETLTKRQLTNKYFIGLMRKLFSEIKTAFVETLPDDVMREQQLITKNAAMQEIHFPSSAAGLQAALKRLKFEELFFIQLELLLQNRIRKTQIKSFAFEKVGDHFNNFYQYNLPFELTGAQKRVVREIRADMATGAHMNRLLQGDVGSGKTIVAVLTCLLAIDNGFQACIMAPTEILAQQHMAGVSELLAPTGLKVALLTGSVKTKARRVIHEALEDGSLDILIGTHALIEPKVKFQNLGVAIVDEQHRFGVAQRAKLWKKNKLPPHVLVMTATPIPRTLAMSLYGDLDISVIDELPPGRKEIKTVHRYDKNRLAVFKFIRDEIKKGRQIYIVYPLIQESETLDYKDLMDGYESIVREFPLPDYQVSIVHGQMKPEDKDHEMQRFVEGKTQIMVATTVIEVGVNVPNASVMIIESAERFGLSQLHQLRGRVGRGADQSYCILMTSHKLSSEAKTRLQTMVETTDGFKIAEVDLKLRGPGDIMGTRQSGVMELRIADIVKDNELLAVARNAAMNFLQEDPSIGLEKNINVRRVMNFLQNKKGLWKYIS; this comes from the coding sequence ATGCTACCTTTACGCTTTAGATCCACAACCGTGCCCATTAATTTTTTAAATACACCTATTGATTACCTAAGCGGCGTAGGCCAGGCGCGTGCAGATCTATTGCGCAAGGAATTGGGTATTGAGACCTATGGTGATTTGGCAAATTTCTTTCCCAATCGGTATGTGGATCGCACACAGTTCTACAAGATCAATCAATTGGTGCCCGACACGGCCCAAGTACAGATTCTGGGTAAAGTGGTTTCTATTGCCACGGCTGGAGCTGGCAAAGCGACCAGACTGGTGGCCACCTTTGCAGATGATACGGGTCGCATGGAACTGGTCTGGTTCAAGGGACAGAAATATTTTAGGGAAAATCTCAAGATCAATGAGGTATATGTGGTGTATGGCAAGGTCTCCAGATACGGCGCGATGTATAGCATGGCACATCCTGATATGGAGCTGGCCAAGAAATACAAATCCAGACAGCAAGCAGCGATGTCGCCCATTTACCCATCTACCGAAACACTCACCAAAAGACAGCTGACCAACAAATATTTTATTGGTTTGATGCGCAAACTGTTTTCTGAAATTAAAACAGCCTTTGTTGAAACGCTACCAGATGATGTGATGCGGGAACAGCAGCTCATCACCAAGAACGCTGCAATGCAGGAAATCCATTTCCCGTCCAGCGCTGCAGGTTTGCAGGCTGCTTTAAAGCGATTGAAGTTTGAGGAGCTTTTTTTTATACAGTTAGAGTTATTGCTGCAAAACCGAATCAGAAAAACGCAGATCAAAAGCTTTGCCTTTGAAAAAGTAGGCGACCATTTTAATAATTTTTATCAATACAATCTACCGTTTGAATTGACCGGTGCACAAAAACGGGTCGTTAGAGAAATACGGGCCGACATGGCGACCGGTGCACACATGAACCGATTATTACAAGGAGATGTAGGTTCTGGTAAAACCATCGTCGCGGTGCTTACTTGTTTATTGGCTATTGACAACGGCTTTCAAGCCTGTATCATGGCACCTACTGAAATCCTGGCGCAACAGCACATGGCTGGAGTGTCAGAGTTGCTGGCGCCTACAGGTTTAAAGGTGGCTTTGCTTACAGGATCTGTCAAGACCAAAGCGCGCCGCGTTATTCACGAGGCTCTGGAAGATGGCAGTCTTGATATTCTTATTGGTACTCATGCGCTTATTGAACCTAAGGTCAAATTTCAAAACCTGGGCGTTGCCATTGTCGATGAGCAACACCGTTTTGGGGTCGCTCAAAGAGCCAAGTTGTGGAAGAAGAACAAGCTGCCACCACATGTACTGGTGATGACGGCCACGCCTATACCACGAACGCTGGCCATGAGTCTTTACGGCGATCTGGATATATCTGTGATTGATGAGTTGCCACCAGGCCGTAAAGAAATCAAGACCGTGCACCGGTATGATAAGAATAGATTGGCAGTATTCAAATTCATTAGAGATGAGATCAAAAAAGGCCGACAGATCTATATTGTATATCCGCTGATTCAAGAGTCAGAAACGCTGGATTACAAAGACTTAATGGATGGCTATGAAAGTATCGTTAGGGAATTCCCATTGCCAGACTATCAAGTGAGCATCGTTCATGGTCAAATGAAGCCTGAAGATAAGGATCATGAAATGCAGCGGTTTGTAGAAGGCAAGACCCAAATTATGGTTGCTACCACAGTCATCGAGGTAGGCGTAAATGTGCCTAATGCGAGTGTGATGATCATTGAGAGTGCAGAGCGTTTTGGCCTGTCACAATTGCATCAGTTGCGTGGTAGGGTAGGACGTGGTGCAGACCAGAGTTACTGTATACTCATGACCAGCCATAAACTAAGTAGCGAGGCCAAAACCAGACTTCAAACCATGGTAGAAACCACTGACGGTTTTAAGATCGCTGAGGTCGATCTCAAGCTGCGCGGTCCTGGCGATATCATGGGAACCCGACAAAGTGGTGTGATGGAGCTGCGCATTGCAGATATTGTCAAGGATAATGAGCTTCTTGCCGTGGCTAGAAATGCTGCGATGAATTTTCTACAGGAAGATCCATCCATTGGCCTAGAGAAAAATATCAACGTACGACGCGTGATGAATTTTCTCCAAAACAAAAAGGGCTTATGGAAGTATATAAGTTGA
- a CDS encoding GIY-YIG nuclease family protein, which translates to MAKRWFHNYTVYILTNKKNGVLYIGITGGLEDRLRRHRLGEGSYFTKKYKAHRLVYFEEFQLVHDAIAREKQLKNWHRQWKINLIESENPDWNDLAENWKL; encoded by the coding sequence ATGGCAAAACGATGGTTTCATAATTACACCGTGTACATTTTGACCAATAAAAAGAATGGTGTTCTATACATAGGAATAACTGGTGGCCTAGAAGATAGATTGCGAAGACATCGATTAGGTGAAGGATCTTACTTTACCAAGAAATATAAAGCACATAGATTGGTTTACTTTGAAGAGTTTCAGCTCGTGCATGATGCCATTGCGAGAGAAAAGCAGTTAAAAAACTGGCACCGACAGTGGAAAATTAATCTCATAGAATCCGAAAATCCTGATTGGAATGATCTCGCCGAGAATTGGAAATTATAG
- the rluF gene encoding 23S rRNA pseudouridine(2604) synthase RluF produces MSETGIRINKFLSEQGYCSRRAADKLIEQERVTINGSVPEMGTKVMENDIVAVDGKLISKKKEKPVYLAFNKPVGIVCTTDTRVEKDNIIDFINYPTRIFPIGRLDKPSEGLIFLTNDGDIVNKILRARNNHEKEYIVTVDHSINPRFIERMSSGIPILDTVTRDCEVEQIGRKTFRIVLTQGLNRQIRRMCEFLDYRVTKLKRVRIMNVPLDIPVGHYRELTNSEMAEIRRLTADSDKTYVPTADDDMD; encoded by the coding sequence ATGTCAGAAACAGGGATCAGAATCAACAAATTTTTAAGTGAGCAAGGCTACTGTTCACGCCGCGCTGCAGATAAACTCATCGAGCAGGAACGCGTCACAATCAATGGCAGCGTACCAGAAATGGGAACTAAAGTCATGGAGAACGATATCGTCGCCGTGGACGGCAAACTTATTTCCAAGAAGAAAGAAAAACCCGTCTACCTGGCATTCAACAAACCTGTTGGTATCGTCTGTACCACAGATACACGCGTGGAAAAGGACAACATCATCGACTTCATCAACTATCCTACGCGCATATTTCCCATCGGTAGGCTTGACAAACCTAGCGAAGGCTTGATCTTTCTTACTAACGATGGCGACATCGTCAACAAGATCCTACGCGCGCGCAACAATCACGAGAAAGAATATATCGTCACCGTGGACCATAGCATCAACCCGCGATTCATTGAGCGCATGTCCAGCGGTATTCCTATTCTGGACACCGTTACTCGCGATTGTGAGGTCGAGCAAATAGGCAGGAAAACCTTCCGCATTGTCCTTACCCAAGGCTTGAACCGTCAAATACGTCGCATGTGCGAGTTTCTGGACTATCGGGTCACAAAATTGAAACGCGTTCGCATCATGAACGTACCGCTCGACATTCCAGTGGGACACTACCGCGAGCTTACCAATTCTGAAATGGCAGAAATAAGACGCCTCACCGCAGACAGCGACAAAACCTACGTTCCCACTGCAGACGATGATATGGATTAA
- a CDS encoding single-stranded DNA-binding protein → MSSLNNKVQLIGNLGADPEIINLTDGKKIAKFSIATTDRYKNKQGETVSDTQWHNIVAWNKTAEIVEKYITKGNQIGIEGKLTTRKWEDKDGNNRYTTEVVCSELLMLGGKA, encoded by the coding sequence ATGAGCAGTTTAAACAACAAAGTACAATTGATCGGTAACCTAGGCGCAGACCCAGAAATCATCAACCTTACAGACGGTAAGAAAATTGCCAAGTTCTCTATCGCCACTACAGATAGGTATAAAAACAAACAAGGCGAGACCGTGAGCGATACTCAATGGCACAACATTGTGGCCTGGAACAAAACGGCCGAGATCGTCGAGAAATACATCACCAAAGGCAATCAAATAGGCATAGAAGGAAAGTTGACCACTCGCAAATGGGAAGATAAAGATGGGAATAACCGCTACACGACTGAAGTCGTCTGCAGCGAGCTCCTGATGCTAGGCGGCAAGGCATAA
- a CDS encoding IS110 family RNA-guided transposase translates to MDKYTEVFGVDISKDHFDVFSERYGHERFSNNDDGFHRFLEGLYDTDLVVMEATGYYHVLLLEFLNGFGVPSSLLNPLSVKRFIQMRLKRVKTDKSDAEMIRSYGLQEKVAIYQNKSVESKAMLQTCSMLEVYLKQRTMLKNKLHGEKTLGEPSEVLVKSLQCSITHMDQQIQVLENELADLVKMLYGNQKAHLCSIPGIGDRTAIYLLALTDGFSRFQTASQLISYAGMSPVIRESGSSVRGRSRISKMGNRRLRNLMFMCAFNACKHNPGCKAMYERITAKGKSKKLALIAVGNKLLRQAFAIGKSGLPFDPAYVSRVA, encoded by the coding sequence ATGGATAAATATACAGAAGTCTTTGGAGTAGACATCAGCAAGGACCACTTTGATGTCTTTAGTGAGCGTTATGGACATGAACGTTTCAGTAACAACGATGATGGGTTCCATAGGTTTCTGGAGGGTCTGTACGATACGGACCTGGTGGTCATGGAGGCAACGGGATATTACCACGTTTTGTTACTTGAGTTCCTGAATGGTTTTGGAGTACCGTCATCCCTTCTCAATCCTCTGTCGGTAAAGCGTTTTATCCAGATGAGATTGAAGCGTGTAAAGACGGACAAGAGCGATGCAGAGATGATACGCAGCTATGGCCTACAGGAAAAGGTCGCCATTTATCAGAATAAGAGTGTGGAATCCAAAGCAATGCTTCAGACCTGTAGTATGCTGGAGGTGTACCTGAAGCAGCGTACGATGCTGAAGAATAAGCTACACGGTGAGAAGACCCTTGGTGAGCCATCCGAGGTATTGGTCAAGAGCCTACAGTGCAGCATTACGCATATGGATCAACAGATACAAGTGCTGGAAAACGAATTGGCAGATCTGGTCAAGATGCTCTACGGCAATCAAAAGGCCCATCTGTGCAGCATCCCTGGAATAGGAGACCGCACGGCTATCTATCTTTTGGCACTGACCGATGGCTTTTCCCGTTTTCAAACGGCCTCACAGCTCATCAGCTATGCCGGGATGAGTCCGGTGATACGTGAATCGGGCAGTAGCGTGAGAGGTCGCAGCAGGATCAGCAAGATGGGCAACAGGAGGCTGCGCAATTTGATGTTCATGTGCGCCTTTAACGCCTGTAAGCACAATCCAGGATGCAAGGCAATGTATGAGCGCATCACGGCAAAGGGCAAGAGCAAGAAACTGGCTTTGATAGCTGTTGGGAACAAACTGCTCAGACAGGCCTTTGCGATAGGTAAGAGTGGCCTGCCTTTCGATCCGGCATACGTGAGTCGAGTAGCCTAA
- a CDS encoding 2-hydroxyacid dehydrogenase, with translation MAILLIRNDKDYQPWIDAFQEYDASLEVVTPEMDHDPDAVTMAMTWKAPEGSFKGYDHLQVIGSLGAGVDHLFADPSLPENVQLTRVVDEKLSGDMQEFVLGLCLNHIKNLHFYAQQDREWKPQPYLRVENVHVGILGFGTLGQAVGAKLKSVGFQVSGWSKTAKNVDGIKSYTETELDDFLNISQILVCLLPLTEKTSGILNQTLFQQLPENAFLINVARGGHLVETDLLESIENGHLYGAALDVFNKEPLSQDHAFWKHPKVLITPHVASNSNPPTVVEQIVENFRRMKNGEPLKNTVSSERGY, from the coding sequence GTGGCTATTTTATTGATTAGAAATGATAAGGATTACCAACCATGGATCGATGCATTCCAGGAATATGACGCGTCACTTGAAGTCGTGACTCCTGAAATGGATCACGATCCAGATGCGGTGACCATGGCCATGACGTGGAAGGCTCCAGAAGGTAGTTTTAAGGGATATGACCATTTGCAGGTTATTGGTTCTCTAGGTGCTGGTGTGGACCATCTTTTTGCAGATCCATCGTTGCCTGAAAATGTACAGCTCACACGTGTCGTGGATGAAAAGCTGTCTGGCGACATGCAGGAATTTGTTCTAGGTTTATGCTTGAACCATATTAAAAACCTGCACTTCTACGCGCAGCAAGACCGTGAATGGAAGCCACAACCCTATTTGCGTGTAGAGAATGTTCATGTAGGTATCTTAGGTTTTGGTACTTTGGGACAAGCGGTAGGTGCCAAATTGAAAAGCGTAGGCTTTCAAGTTTCGGGATGGTCAAAAACAGCCAAAAACGTTGATGGCATCAAGAGTTACACAGAAACAGAACTGGATGACTTTTTGAATATTTCTCAGATTTTAGTGTGTTTGCTACCGTTGACAGAAAAAACCAGCGGCATCCTGAATCAAACACTTTTCCAGCAATTACCTGAAAATGCTTTTTTAATCAATGTCGCACGCGGCGGTCATTTGGTTGAAACAGACTTGCTAGAAAGTATAGAAAACGGCCACCTGTATGGAGCTGCACTAGATGTTTTCAATAAGGAACCTTTGTCGCAGGATCATGCTTTCTGGAAACACCCAAAGGTTTTGATTACACCGCATGTGGCCAGCAATAGCAACCCGCCAACGGTGGTAGAACAGATCGTGGAGAATTTCCGAAGAATGAAAAACGGCGAGCCTTTAAAAAACACGGTTTCTAGCGAACGCGGCTATTGA
- a CDS encoding acyloxyacyl hydrolase — MKNTVLLLWLLIASLCCAQQSNEDYPFLSKTYVQFNLGMIFNDFNEEQLQDGFTYDGTNPNRFSGRILLGYEFAPDWAIQYGVLRPASWFEYEKVSGTNLSKTVWTNVWSLTAKKDFHLNDRWGVFIEAGPATVARKGFTLGTETGVEDYRYLSILAAAGITYKLSDQWELLAHAVHIPKDQQNQPSIQNYSVGVQYNLNELAPKTNGENASDRPFFPTHTFQIGYGNDFIGYAPNKIFSMNARIGGTESLGIPIFWYGDAKASNTVLANYTKTVYKSNKFFSLGYGASVTAFENSIDKKWTSALSIYPHINFFFWRREGFDAYATYSVIGPTFITREDIDGVETGPKVTYQDFIAAGAYFGADRKWNAELKIIHYSNGNIFPRNDGVAVPIVFQLGYQW, encoded by the coding sequence TTGAAAAACACAGTTTTATTACTATGGCTTTTAATAGCTAGCCTATGTTGCGCACAGCAGTCCAATGAGGACTATCCATTCTTGTCTAAAACCTACGTGCAGTTCAATCTAGGCATGATCTTCAATGACTTTAATGAAGAACAGCTTCAAGATGGATTTACGTATGACGGTACCAATCCCAACCGATTTTCGGGCAGGATCTTGTTAGGTTATGAATTTGCTCCAGATTGGGCCATTCAATATGGTGTACTGCGACCCGCCAGCTGGTTTGAGTATGAAAAGGTCAGCGGTACCAATCTAAGTAAAACGGTATGGACCAATGTATGGTCATTGACTGCCAAAAAGGATTTTCATTTGAACGATCGCTGGGGCGTTTTTATAGAGGCTGGACCTGCTACTGTTGCTCGTAAGGGATTTACTCTGGGAACAGAAACTGGAGTTGAAGATTACAGATACCTTTCTATTCTAGCGGCTGCCGGCATCACCTATAAGTTATCAGATCAATGGGAACTGCTTGCCCACGCCGTTCATATCCCAAAGGATCAACAAAACCAGCCGTCGATTCAAAATTATAGTGTAGGCGTGCAGTACAACCTCAACGAATTGGCACCAAAAACTAATGGTGAGAATGCAAGTGATCGTCCGTTTTTTCCAACACATACGTTTCAAATAGGCTATGGAAATGATTTTATTGGTTATGCTCCTAATAAGATTTTCTCGATGAATGCTAGAATTGGTGGTACCGAGAGTTTGGGAATTCCCATATTTTGGTATGGAGATGCCAAGGCGTCCAACACTGTACTGGCCAATTACACCAAAACCGTTTATAAGTCCAATAAATTTTTCAGTCTAGGCTATGGAGCCAGCGTCACCGCGTTTGAGAATAGCATTGATAAAAAGTGGACCAGTGCGCTATCTATCTATCCGCATATCAACTTCTTTTTTTGGCGCAGAGAAGGATTTGATGCCTATGCAACCTATAGCGTCATAGGACCTACGTTCATTACCAGAGAAGATATTGACGGCGTGGAAACAGGACCTAAGGTCACCTATCAGGATTTTATAGCTGCTGGCGCTTACTTTGGCGCTGATCGCAAGTGGAATGCAGAGCTCAAAATCATTCACTATTCCAACGGTAATATTTTCCCACGCAACGATGGTGTGGCTGTACCTATTGTTTTTCAGCTGGGTTATCAGTGGTAG
- the rplT gene encoding 50S ribosomal protein L20 produces the protein MPRATNRVASRARRKKVLKQAKGYFGRRKNVWTVAKNAVEKAMSYSYRDRRNKKRTFRRLWITRINAGARMHGMSYSQFMGAVKKNNIELNRKVLADLAMNHPEAFAAVVNQVK, from the coding sequence ATGCCAAGAGCAACAAACAGAGTGGCCTCAAGAGCCCGCAGAAAAAAAGTCCTCAAGCAGGCAAAAGGTTATTTCGGACGTCGTAAAAACGTATGGACAGTAGCCAAAAACGCAGTAGAGAAAGCCATGTCTTACTCTTACCGCGATAGAAGAAACAAGAAAAGAACCTTCCGTAGATTATGGATCACGCGTATCAACGCTGGTGCAAGAATGCATGGAATGAGCTACTCACAGTTTATGGGAGCTGTCAAAAAGAACAACATCGAGTTGAATCGTAAAGTTCTTGCTGACCTAGCAATGAATCACCCAGAAGCTTTTGCAGCTGTAGTCAATCAAGTAAAATAA
- the rpmI gene encoding 50S ribosomal protein L35 yields the protein MPKMKTKSSAKKRFKLTGTGKIKRKHAFKSHILTKKSKKRKLALTHDTLVHKSDEDNIKLQLRLK from the coding sequence ATGCCTAAGATGAAAACAAAATCCAGTGCCAAAAAGCGTTTCAAGCTTACCGGTACAGGAAAGATCAAAAGAAAACACGCTTTTAAAAGTCACATCTTGACTAAAAAGAGCAAGAAACGTAAACTAGCCTTGACGCACGATACCCTTGTGCACAAGTCTGACGAAGACAATATCAAGTTACAATTACGTCTTAAATAA
- the infC gene encoding translation initiation factor IF-3 yields the protein MKEDKHAINEKIRARKLRLVGEGVEPQIIDTRDALAKAQEMEMDLVEISPNADPPVAKIMDYKKFVYEQKKREKAMKANASKVVIKEIRFGPNTDDHDYEFKKNHAEKFLKEGAKLKAYVFFKGRSIIYKDQGEILLLRLAQDLEELGKVEQMPKMEGKRMNMFLAPKKK from the coding sequence ATCAAAGAAGACAAGCACGCGATCAATGAAAAAATACGTGCACGCAAACTACGACTGGTAGGAGAAGGTGTTGAACCCCAAATTATCGACACTAGAGATGCCCTAGCCAAAGCTCAGGAAATGGAAATGGATCTTGTAGAGATCTCTCCTAATGCTGATCCACCAGTGGCAAAGATCATGGACTACAAAAAGTTTGTCTATGAACAAAAGAAGCGCGAGAAAGCCATGAAGGCAAACGCTTCTAAAGTGGTCATTAAGGAAATCCGTTTTGGACCCAATACAGATGATCACGATTATGAGTTCAAAAAGAATCATGCCGAGAAATTTCTAAAAGAAGGTGCCAAATTAAAAGCGTACGTATTCTTTAAAGGTCGTTCTATCATTTACAAGGATCAAGGAGAGATACTTTTATTGAGACTTGCCCAAGATCTAGAAGAACTGGGTAAAGTAGAACAGATGCCTAAAATGGAAGGTAAGCGCATGAATATGTTCTTAGCTCCTAAGAAGAAATAA